The sequence TATGCCGGATCTTTCCATGAACCTCCCTTGTAAACCCTTGCATGGTCACTGATAAGTGTAGTTACCCCGTATTCATACATTTCACTGGTGGTATTGGGTCCCTCATTCTGGCTTTTCCAGTCATTGGTAAGGATGGTACCTCCATCACCGTCTTTATAGTTAATATTGTTCGCTTTGTTGTAATTTCTTCTACCGGCAATCTCCTCTGTAGAAACTTCTTCGTAACGGATCCGTCCCAGGCTGTCTTTTTCAACCAGGAAGCCTTCGAAATCGCGGATAGGATTTTTAAAGATATTCCCACGATATGGGTTAAAATCGGCGAAATCTTCAAGACTGAGTGGACGGTATACGTCCATGGTCCATTCGCTGACATTGCCACCCATGTTATACAATCCATAATCATTGGGCCAGTAGGAGCCGATAGGAGCGGGGATGTCGGCTCCGTCGTTGAGGTTTCCGGCAACACCCATATAGTCGCCACGACCTCTTTTAAAGTTGGCTACAAAACTGCCGTAATATTTCCGGTCGTCGGTACGGGTATAGTTCCCGTTCCATGGATATCTTCTTCTTTCAACAACCCTTTCATACAAAGTGTTCCCGATAAGTCCGAGGGCGGCATATTCCCATTCGGCTTCGGTAGGAAGCCTGTATTTGGGGAAAATAATACCATCCTGAATACCTGCACGGCGTGTGCCGGTGCTGTTGGGATTCATGTTCTCAAGGGGTTTATTGACAAGCCCTTCGTATTGACCTGCCAGATATGCTTCAGTGTTAAAGTTATTTTCATTTTTCTGGTCCGGGTCAAAATCCAGGATGCCACTCTGGATCAGCATCATCTCATTTACCCTGTCGGTTCTCCAGGTGCAGTAATCCAGCGCCTGAACCCAGTTGACTCCAACAACGGGGTATTGATGGAATGCAGGATGGCGGAGATAGGTCTCTACCAATGGTTCGTTATAGGCGAGCCTGTTTCTCCATACCAGTGTATCGGGCAGGGCCTTATTGTGAACCTGCGGGTAATCGGCACCGTAAACCCTTTTTAACCAGTAAAGGTATTCAAGGTAATCGAGGTTGCTGACTTCCGTTTCGTCCAGATAAAATGAACCGATGGTAACTCTTCTTGGGAAATTATCCCAGTCGAACATCACGTCTTCCTGGGTGGCCCCCATCACAAAGGTACCTCCTTCGATGAAAATAAGTCCCGGACCGGTAGGTTGATCTGTAACATCAGACACTTCAAAACCACCGTAAGCCGGATCATTGTATTTCCAGTTGGTAGTTCTTGAGTACTCTTTTTTCTTGAAAAGAGAGCAGGATGACAAGATAGCAATGGCCACTACAAGAAGTGCGACATTGAAGAACCTGAAATGCTTAACCATTTTAATGTCTATTTTTTAGTGTGTGTTATTAACTAAAACCTGGGGCAATTTATTGCCCTGATACGTCTTCTTTTTTCAAGGCAATTAAATTGCCAGCCTACAGTAATTTCATGGGCCCCTCCGGTTACGCTTTTAAGCTTCGAAAGGGTGATATCATAACTGTATGCGAACTTGAATGCCCGGTATTCTATTCCTGCCATCGGAATAAATGCATCTGCGTTTTCAAAGTTATGCCTGAACCAGGCTCCCAGTATGAAAGGGTATTTGGTCGCATACATACCTATATTCAACTCATGGAATGCCCCTTGTTGCATGTACATAAAATTAGGAGAAATCGAAAAATTTCCGAATTCTTCATCATAAGGATCATTTCCTGCAAGATCGATCATAGCACCGCCGTGCACCGTATATTTCATTTCCAGTTTGCTTTCGGCATTGCTGTAAAATGAATTGCTGGGTTGTGTGAGGTGATGAACTGCTATGCCACCATATAAACTACCTTTGTAAGAGATAGCAATACCTGCCGAAAAATCAGGATAACTGATTGTATTGTTGTCAGGAGGAGTCTCCGGTATTCCGATGGCCGGATTATATCCCTGCTGGGGATCTATCTGCTCCCCGAATTCCAGCTCATTCCAGTTGAGGTTCATCTGAGCGTATGAGCCCTCCAGGGCCATGTTCATGAAAACATGGTTGCTTACCTGTAAACGAAACGAATACATGAGGTTGATCATGTATGTGTTCAGCAACCCGTCACCGGCACGGTCGGCCAGCACATTGACACCGATGCCCCCTGAAATTTTGTTAATATACTGATCGTATGATGCGCTGTATGTGACAAAACTGTTGGAAAGACTAGGCCACTGATTCCTGTAATTGAAATTCAGCCTGGGACAAATATTGCTCCCGGCCAACGCAGGATTCAGATATAAGGGATTGCCATAAAACTGGGAAAAATGTGGATCAGGCTGCGATTGCGCTGTTAAAACAACCGGAGACACCATTAAAATTCCAGTAAACAAAAATATGGCAATCTTTTTGCACATTTTACAAGCAGATATAGCCTTGGTACTCATATGGGCTACAATTATACGAAGATTTTTTTACCCGGTATACAATTTTTTAAATAAACTTCATATCAGCAATATTAGTATGTTCGTGACGTTTAAATCAGGCATTTATCATGTCTCTTTGCATGCTTTTATTGAATTGTTTTGAACATTTTTACCCGCTTGTTCCTTATTTGTTTTAGGATATGGCGATTAAAAACATCACCCAAATGAAGATAAAGACAGTTATTTCCCTTTTGGTTGTTATACCCGGATTAATGCAGGCACTTTATTCACAGCAGATCTACCCGGTTGAGATCGATTGGTCCGGAGTTCGCGAATTTACATTAACTGAAGAGAGCAAAGTATTTCAATTGTATTTCGATGGTGCTGTTTATCTTCCGGCTAACCCGGCAATTCCCGTTTTTGAGTCGGTTTATCCGGCAGGGCAGAGGGAAAATCAGCCGATTGTTACCCTGCGCAACGAGAAATATGAGACAATAAGCGACAATAACCTTTCACGTGTGGAAGGGTTGGAATCCATTTCTGAGTCCGTCATGCCTGCGGCATTTCTGGCCTTCGAAAGAAAAATACCTTTTTACACTGTTTCCTTTGTACCCCTGCGTAAAAATCCGTTGAACGGGAATATTGAAAAACTGGTTTCTTTTGATCTGGAAATCAGGCCCGGGCAAATTTCCGCCACTCCGGTTACATCAAAGAGTTATCGTTCCTCATCCGTTCTGTCGTCCGGGAACTGGTATAAAATTGCTGTAAATAAAACCGGTATTCATCAGCTTACATACAACGATTTGGCTTCCATGGGTATCCCTGTCGATAATATTGATCCTGCCAATCTCCGTGTTTATGGAAACGGGGGCGGAATGTTACCCGAGAACCTGAATGCTTTCCGCTATGATGACCTCATGGAAAACGCCATCTTCGTCTCAGGGGAGAACGATGGGGTATTCAACACCGGAGATTATATCCTGTTTTTCGGGGAGTCTCCCAATCAATGGTATTTTAACGGGTCAGAGGAAAGATTTCATCATGCGACTAACGCTTTTTCAGATTATACCTATTATTTTATTACGAGCGACCTGGGTCCCGGTAAGAGAATCCCTGCACAAGCATCCGTAACTGACCCTGCAACACATAATGTGAACAGTTTTACGGATTTTGCCTACTATGAAGAAGATGAACTGAACCTTGTTCGTACCGGCAGAACCTGGTACGATTCCCCTCCCTTTGATATCACTTTGTCTTATTCCTATGGATTTACTTTTCCCAACCTTGATGTCAGTCAACCGGTATATTTACGTTCTGCCGTTGCTGCACGCTCCTATTCCTCCAGCAGCTTTAAATATTTTTATAACGGATCACAGGTGATGACTGCCAATGTGTTGAGTATTAACAGTTCTCCTTATTCCGACTATGCGAAAGCAAAAATTGCCAACACAACTTTTAATGCAAGTGGACCTTCAATTAATCTTAGGGTGGACTATTCCCGTACCTCTACCGGTGCATCCGGCTGGATGGATTATTTAGAAATTAATGCCATTAGAAATCTTGTTTTTCCGGGAAGCCAGCTTTCCTTCAGGAATCAGTATGTGAACGGACCAGGTAATATTGCTGAGTATACTCTTGCCAATGCTAATGCCTCGGTGCGCATTTGGAATGTTACAGATCCTCTGAACATTACCAATATTATATCGACCCTCAGTGGTTCCAATGCAGTATTTCGACTTCCTGCCACTGAATTGATAGAGTTTATCGCTTTCGACGGGTCAGCCTATCATAAACCTATTTTTATAAAAAAAGTTGAAAACCAGAATCTTCATGGATTGCAAGGGTATGATATGATCATTGTAAGTCACCCTTCTTTCCTGGGTGAAGCCTACCGCCTTGCTGACCATCACATCAACCACGACGGGATGACGGTTTTTGTGGTTGAAAATGAAAAGGTCTATAATGAATTCTCCTCCGGGGCACCGGATGTTACTGCCATACGTGATTTCATGCGGATGCTGTATGATAATGCTGCCCCCGGATCAGAACCCGGCTATCTTCTGCTTTTTGGAGATGCCTCTTACGATTACAAAAACCGGATATCTGATAACACCAATATGGTTTTGACTTGGGTTGACCCTTTCTCTCTGAATATTATCAATTCCATTTCTACCGATGATTACTTCGGTTTTCTGGATGATACAGGAACACCTGTTAATTCGGGGCTATTAGATATTGGCATAGGAAGACTTCCTGTGGCTACCCAGGAACAGGCCCGGCAGGCTGTGGATAAGATCATTCATTATGCCGTTAACCAACCTGCAGTGATGGCATCCTGGAGGAATATCATTTGCTTTGTGGCGGATGATGAAGACGGTAATCAGCATATGGAAGACCACGCCGAAAGAATGGCGAAAAGGATAGATACTACTTACCGTACATACAATATTGATAAGATTTATGTGGATGCTTACCCTCAGGTTTCAACTCCCGGCGGACAACGTGCCCCGGATGTGAATACTGCCATTAACGACCGGATAGAAAAGGGTACCTTGATTATGAACTATACCGGTCATGGCGGTGAAGTCGGATGGGGCCACGAACGCATCCTGGAAATATCGGATATCAATTCCTGGACGAATTTCGACAAACTGGCGGTCTTCGTTACGGCAACCTGTGAGTTCAGCCGCTACGATGATCCTGAAAGGACATCTGCAGGGGAATTGGTTTTCCTGAATCCTGAAGGCGGATCCGTAGCCATGTTTACCACTGCAAGGGCAACTTACGGAAGTTCTAACTTTAACCTCAACTCAGCCCTATACGAATGTATTTTTGAAAAAAATACCGCCGGTAATTACCCTCGATTCGGAGACGTTATCAGGATGTCGAAAAATAAAAGCGGTAATGTTACCACAAATGACCTGAAATTCATTCTTCTCGGGGATCCTGCATTAAGACTGGCTTATGCTGAAAATAATGTTGTCACAACATCCATTATCCTGAACTCTACCAACCTGCCGGCAGATACACTCCGCGCCCTTAGCAAGGTCACCGTGAAAGGGGAGGTAAGGGATCCCAATGGCATCAAGCTGAATGATTACAACGGGATCTTGTACCCTACGGTTTATGATAAACCGGTAAAAATACAAACCCTGGCTTCTGATCCTTCCAGCTACAAGTATACTTTCCTAATCAGAAATTCTATCCTGTACAAAGGAAAAGCCAGCGTGAATAACGGAGACTTCAGTTTTACCTTTATCGTTCCCAAAGATATTGCCTATCAGTATGGCTTTGGTAAAATATCGTATTACGCAAGTAATACTTCAACGGATGCAG comes from Bacteroidota bacterium and encodes:
- a CDS encoding SUMF1/EgtB/PvdO family nonheme iron enzyme — its product is MVKHFRFFNVALLVVAIAILSSCSLFKKKEYSRTTNWKYNDPAYGGFEVSDVTDQPTGPGLIFIEGGTFVMGATQEDVMFDWDNFPRRVTIGSFYLDETEVSNLDYLEYLYWLKRVYGADYPQVHNKALPDTLVWRNRLAYNEPLVETYLRHPAFHQYPVVGVNWVQALDYCTWRTDRVNEMMLIQSGILDFDPDQKNENNFNTEAYLAGQYEGLVNKPLENMNPNSTGTRRAGIQDGIIFPKYRLPTEAEWEYAALGLIGNTLYERVVERRRYPWNGNYTRTDDRKYYGSFVANFKRGRGDYMGVAGNLNDGADIPAPIGSYWPNDYGLYNMGGNVSEWTMDVYRPLSLEDFADFNPYRGNIFKNPIRDFEGFLVEKDSLGRIRYEEVSTEEIAGRRNYNKANNINYKDGDGGTILTNDWKSQNEGPNTTSEMYEYGVTTLISDHARVYKGGSWKDPAYFLSPSIRRFLDENLSTDYIGFRCAMSRVGSPLPGK
- a CDS encoding type IX secretion system membrane protein PorP/SprF — its product is MCKKIAIFLFTGILMVSPVVLTAQSQPDPHFSQFYGNPLYLNPALAGSNICPRLNFNYRNQWPSLSNSFVTYSASYDQYINKISGGIGVNVLADRAGDGLLNTYMINLMYSFRLQVSNHVFMNMALEGSYAQMNLNWNELEFGEQIDPQQGYNPAIGIPETPPDNNTISYPDFSAGIAISYKGSLYGGIAVHHLTQPSNSFYSNAESKLEMKYTVHGGAMIDLAGNDPYDEEFGNFSISPNFMYMQQGAFHELNIGMYATKYPFILGAWFRHNFENADAFIPMAGIEYRAFKFAYSYDITLSKLKSVTGGAHEITVGWQFNCLEKRRRIRAINCPRF
- the porU gene encoding type IX secretion system sortase PorU produces the protein MKIKTVISLLVVIPGLMQALYSQQIYPVEIDWSGVREFTLTEESKVFQLYFDGAVYLPANPAIPVFESVYPAGQRENQPIVTLRNEKYETISDNNLSRVEGLESISESVMPAAFLAFERKIPFYTVSFVPLRKNPLNGNIEKLVSFDLEIRPGQISATPVTSKSYRSSSVLSSGNWYKIAVNKTGIHQLTYNDLASMGIPVDNIDPANLRVYGNGGGMLPENLNAFRYDDLMENAIFVSGENDGVFNTGDYILFFGESPNQWYFNGSEERFHHATNAFSDYTYYFITSDLGPGKRIPAQASVTDPATHNVNSFTDFAYYEEDELNLVRTGRTWYDSPPFDITLSYSYGFTFPNLDVSQPVYLRSAVAARSYSSSSFKYFYNGSQVMTANVLSINSSPYSDYAKAKIANTTFNASGPSINLRVDYSRTSTGASGWMDYLEINAIRNLVFPGSQLSFRNQYVNGPGNIAEYTLANANASVRIWNVTDPLNITNIISTLSGSNAVFRLPATELIEFIAFDGSAYHKPIFIKKVENQNLHGLQGYDMIIVSHPSFLGEAYRLADHHINHDGMTVFVVENEKVYNEFSSGAPDVTAIRDFMRMLYDNAAPGSEPGYLLLFGDASYDYKNRISDNTNMVLTWVDPFSLNIINSISTDDYFGFLDDTGTPVNSGLLDIGIGRLPVATQEQARQAVDKIIHYAVNQPAVMASWRNIICFVADDEDGNQHMEDHAERMAKRIDTTYRTYNIDKIYVDAYPQVSTPGGQRAPDVNTAINDRIEKGTLIMNYTGHGGEVGWGHERILEISDINSWTNFDKLAVFVTATCEFSRYDDPERTSAGELVFLNPEGGSVAMFTTARATYGSSNFNLNSALYECIFEKNTAGNYPRFGDVIRMSKNKSGNVTTNDLKFILLGDPALRLAYAENNVVTTSIILNSTNLPADTLRALSKVTVKGEVRDPNGIKLNDYNGILYPTVYDKPVKIQTLASDPSSYKYTFLIRNSILYKGKASVNNGDFSFTFIVPKDIAYQYGFGKISYYASNTSTDAAGYDQSIIVGGYESGGSVDNNGPLVDLYMNDEGFVFGGMTDENPLMLAFVTDSSGVNTVGNGIGHDIVAVLDKNTEKSINLNDYYEADLDSYTSGSIRYPFSSLDEGNHTLSLKVWDVYNNSSETFLEFVVAESAELALDHVLNYPNPFTTHTDFYFEHNRPNSMLEVLLQVFTVSGRLVYTYNDIITTDGFRSGPIPPQGWDGRDDFGDKLARGVYLYKLSVRSMDGSYADKLEKLVILK